The Neisseria sicca genome includes a window with the following:
- a CDS encoding GFA family protein, which translates to MKAKCLCGNVSLEVEHDKHVHACHCSMCRTWGSGATFSLIAAKPPKIDGEANISRYHSSEWAERAFCKNCGTHLFYHFLPNDSYFVFAGLFADNADFKLEEQIYIDAKAPYYELENDTPKLTEKEFLAQFGGE; encoded by the coding sequence ATGAAAGCAAAATGCCTGTGCGGCAACGTATCTTTAGAAGTGGAACACGACAAACACGTCCACGCCTGCCATTGCTCAATGTGCCGCACTTGGGGCAGCGGCGCGACGTTTTCGCTGATTGCCGCCAAGCCGCCGAAAATCGACGGTGAAGCGAACATCTCCCGCTACCATTCGTCCGAATGGGCGGAACGCGCGTTCTGCAAAAACTGCGGTACACACCTGTTCTACCATTTCCTGCCGAACGACAGCTATTTCGTCTTCGCCGGACTGTTTGCCGACAACGCCGATTTCAAATTGGAAGAGCAGATTTACATCGACGCCAAAGCCCCGTATTACGAACTGGAAAACGATACGCCCAAGCTGACCGAAAAAGAGTTTTTGGCACAATTCGGCGGCGAATAG
- the pntB gene encoding Re/Si-specific NAD(P)(+) transhydrogenase subunit beta, with protein MSSGLVTAAYIVAAILFIFSLAGLSKQETAKQGCYSGVAGMAVALFVTVFSENTHGLGWIIIAMLIGAAIGIYKAKKVEMTEMPELIALLHSFVGLAAVLVGFNSYIEPGNVSHDMHTIHLVEVYLGIFIGAVTFTGSLVAFGKLNGKISSAPLQLPAKHKLNLAALVLSFILMLVFVSVDGSGFILILMTLIALAFGWHLVASIGGADMPVVVSMLNSYSGWAAAAAGFMLSNDLLIVTGALVGSSGAILSYIMCKAMNRSFISVIAGGFGTDGSAAASGSEEIGEYREAKPAEVAEMLRNASSVIITPGYGMAVAQAQYPVAEITELLRKNGTEVRFGIHPVAGRLPGHMNVLLAEAKVPYDIVLEMDEINDDFPETDVVLVIGANDTVNPAAQTDPNSPIAGMPVLEVWKAKEVVVFKRSMNTGYAGVQNPLFFNENSVMCFGDAKKTVDEILAELKK; from the coding sequence ATGTCTTCAGGACTCGTTACAGCGGCGTACATCGTAGCCGCGATACTGTTCATTTTCTCGCTGGCGGGGCTGTCCAAGCAGGAAACCGCCAAGCAAGGATGTTATTCCGGCGTAGCGGGGATGGCGGTCGCCTTGTTCGTTACCGTGTTTTCCGAAAACACCCACGGACTGGGCTGGATCATCATCGCCATGCTGATCGGCGCCGCCATCGGCATCTATAAAGCCAAAAAAGTAGAAATGACCGAAATGCCCGAACTGATTGCACTTCTGCACAGCTTCGTCGGCTTGGCAGCCGTTTTGGTCGGCTTCAACAGCTATATCGAGCCGGGCAACGTTTCGCACGATATGCACACCATCCATCTGGTCGAAGTCTATTTGGGCATCTTCATCGGCGCCGTAACCTTTACCGGCTCGCTGGTCGCGTTCGGCAAGCTCAACGGCAAAATCAGCAGCGCGCCGCTACAACTGCCCGCCAAACACAAGCTCAACCTCGCCGCATTGGTTTTATCCTTTATCCTGATGCTGGTGTTCGTATCCGTTGACGGTAGCGGCTTCATCCTGATCCTGATGACCCTGATCGCCCTTGCATTCGGCTGGCACTTGGTCGCCTCCATCGGCGGCGCGGATATGCCCGTGGTCGTGTCCATGCTGAACTCCTACTCCGGCTGGGCAGCCGCAGCGGCAGGCTTCATGCTCTCCAACGACCTGCTCATCGTCACCGGCGCACTCGTCGGCTCTAGCGGCGCGATTCTGTCCTACATCATGTGTAAAGCCATGAACCGCTCCTTCATCTCCGTCATCGCAGGCGGCTTCGGTACCGACGGCTCCGCCGCAGCCTCAGGCAGCGAAGAAATCGGCGAATACCGCGAAGCCAAACCCGCCGAAGTCGCCGAGATGCTGCGCAACGCCAGCAGCGTCATCATCACCCCGGGCTACGGCATGGCAGTGGCGCAGGCGCAATACCCCGTTGCCGAAATCACCGAGCTTTTGCGTAAAAACGGCACTGAAGTGCGCTTCGGCATCCACCCCGTCGCCGGCCGCCTGCCCGGTCATATGAACGTATTGCTTGCCGAAGCCAAAGTCCCCTACGACATCGTTTTGGAAATGGACGAAATCAACGACGACTTCCCTGAAACCGACGTAGTGCTGGTCATCGGCGCGAACGACACCGTCAACCCCGCCGCCCAAACCGACCCGAACAGCCCGATTGCCGGCATGCCCGTATTGGAAGTGTGGAAGGCAAAAGAAGTCGTCGTCTTCAAACGCTCGATGAACACCGGCTACGCAGGCGTACAAAACCCACTGTTCTTCAACGAAAACAGCGTGATGTGCTTCGGCGACGCGAAGAAAACCGTTGATGAGATTTTGGCGGAATTGAAGAAATAA
- a CDS encoding THUMP domain-containing class I SAM-dependent RNA methyltransferase, translating to MSTYSLFVTCPRGLEAPLSQELEQLKCQDIRAVDGGVACKGGMEQVYRINLHSRTASRVLLRLTKSGYRSEQDIYKAAKNIRWTDWFDLEQTFKVKVEGKRAQVKSLDFVGLKIKDAVCDVFRDACSARPSVGKIRPDIRIHAFIDERDIQIFIDTSGEALFKRGYRQDTGEAPVRENLAAGLLLLAGYDGTQPFQDPFCGSGTIVIEAAWIATRRAPGLIRRFGFEKLKNFDAALWKKLQHEAETQIRPAPAPISGSDNDRYMIRAAVANAQAAEVDTFIRFEVKDAQDTRPNGEGGILISNPPYGVRLAEVEALQALYPQLGAWLKQHYAGWLAGMFTGDRDMPKFMRLSPKRKIPLYNGNLDCRLFLMDMVKGSNR from the coding sequence ATGTCCACTTATTCCCTCTTCGTTACCTGCCCGCGCGGTCTTGAAGCCCCTTTATCCCAAGAACTCGAACAACTCAAATGCCAAGACATCCGCGCCGTTGACGGCGGCGTCGCGTGCAAAGGCGGTATGGAGCAGGTGTACCGCATCAACCTGCATTCGCGCACCGCAAGCCGAGTGCTGTTGCGCTTGACCAAAAGCGGCTACCGCAGCGAGCAAGACATTTATAAAGCGGCGAAAAACATCCGCTGGACGGATTGGTTCGACTTGGAACAAACCTTCAAAGTTAAAGTAGAAGGCAAGCGCGCCCAAGTCAAAAGTTTGGATTTCGTCGGGCTGAAAATCAAAGACGCCGTATGCGACGTGTTCCGTGACGCTTGCAGCGCGCGTCCCAGCGTCGGCAAAATCCGCCCCGACATCCGCATCCATGCCTTTATTGACGAGCGCGACATTCAAATTTTCATCGACACATCCGGCGAAGCCTTGTTCAAACGCGGCTACCGCCAAGACACGGGCGAAGCGCCGGTGCGCGAAAACTTGGCGGCAGGCTTGCTGCTGCTGGCAGGCTATGACGGCACGCAGCCTTTCCAAGACCCGTTTTGCGGCAGCGGCACCATCGTCATCGAAGCCGCGTGGATTGCCACCCGCCGCGCGCCCGGTTTGATACGCCGTTTCGGGTTTGAAAAGCTGAAAAACTTCGATGCCGCCCTTTGGAAAAAGCTGCAACACGAAGCCGAAACGCAAATCCGCCCCGCGCCTGCCCCGATTTCGGGCAGCGACAATGACCGCTATATGATCCGCGCCGCGGTTGCCAACGCCCAAGCTGCCGAAGTGGACACGTTTATCCGTTTTGAAGTCAAAGACGCGCAGGACACCCGTCCGAACGGAGAGGGCGGCATTTTGATTTCCAATCCGCCTTACGGCGTCCGCCTTGCCGAAGTCGAAGCCCTGCAAGCCCTTTACCCGCAGTTGGGCGCGTGGCTGAAGCAGCATTACGCGGGCTGGCTGGCTGGCATGTTTACCGGCGACCGCGATATGCCGAAATTCATGCGCCTTTCGCCCAAACGCAAAATCCCGCTTTACAACGGCAACTTAGACTGCCGCCTGTTTTTGATGGATATGGTCAAAGGGTCGAACCGATAA
- a CDS encoding conjugal transfer protein yields MNTFILHDTRPYPQTPVKNHLLVNASLLAHGTTSATRKIAVGQLQAEIRSQLQQNYYVNLSVAMTMAPDAETYNALMQSINQVLSAENDDETQWFALPVVIVAGCKQERTLSLALPTEALTACLSNYPHLRALTQNTQWLPFLTHSDDLSGITPEQWWNAKQNSESAAAFLQTFEDKPLICPEGQSVHVVYALGYGDKNLQTALGVNLQQAGLPLMQVWQESLAADGVTLFTNPLSPNTPLQALTDGSHTRQRMAMDVFATNAIRAIRMQSPRVGVVIAARAGGQILFGFNATDSAFEVVPQVFVWNLSSSDNIAVIQHNFLDLMAECRVEHIRILHDVLPENADLPTYAQSLSLDGHNPFFSEHA; encoded by the coding sequence ATGAACACCTTCATCCTCCACGACACACGTCCTTATCCGCAAACTCCGGTTAAAAACCATTTACTGGTAAACGCCTCCCTGCTCGCACACGGCACGACCTCCGCAACCCGCAAGATTGCTGTGGGACAGTTGCAAGCCGAAATCCGCAGCCAGCTCCAACAAAACTACTACGTCAACCTGTCCGTCGCCATGACCATGGCACCCGATGCGGAGACCTACAACGCGCTGATGCAGAGCATCAACCAAGTCTTATCCGCAGAAAACGACGACGAAACCCAATGGTTTGCCCTGCCCGTTGTCATCGTCGCCGGTTGCAAACAAGAGCGCACGCTGTCCCTGGCGCTGCCTACCGAAGCACTGACCGCCTGTCTGTCCAACTATCCGCACTTGCGCGCCTTAACGCAAAACACCCAATGGCTGCCCTTCCTCACCCATTCAGACGACCTCAGCGGCATCACGCCCGAACAATGGTGGAATGCGAAACAAAACAGCGAATCCGCCGCCGCGTTCCTGCAAACCTTTGAAGACAAACCGCTGATTTGCCCCGAAGGACAATCTGTCCACGTCGTTTACGCGCTGGGCTACGGCGATAAAAACCTGCAAACCGCATTGGGCGTCAACCTGCAACAAGCAGGCCTGCCGCTGATGCAGGTTTGGCAGGAAAGCCTTGCCGCCGACGGCGTTACCCTCTTCACCAATCCGCTGTCCCCGAACACCCCACTCCAAGCCCTGACCGATGGCAGCCACACCCGTCAGCGCATGGCGATGGACGTGTTCGCCACCAATGCCATCCGCGCCATCCGTATGCAAAGTCCGCGCGTCGGCGTCGTCATCGCCGCAAGGGCGGGCGGGCAGATTCTGTTTGGCTTCAACGCGACCGACAGCGCGTTTGAAGTCGTCCCGCAAGTGTTCGTGTGGAACCTTTCGTCTTCCGACAACATCGCCGTCATCCAACACAACTTCCTCGACCTGATGGCAGAATGCCGCGTCGAGCATATCCGCATCCTGCACGACGTTTTGCCGGAAAATGCCGACCTGCCGACCTACGCGCAATCCCTGTCCCTAGACGGACACAACCCATTCTTCTCCGAACACGCCTAA
- a CDS encoding Re/Si-specific NAD(P)(+) transhydrogenase subunit alpha, with amino-acid sequence MKIGIPRESLSGETRVACTPATVALLSKLGFETVVESGAGLAASLDDAAYQAAGATVADKATVWACPLLYKVNAPSEGELPLLKEGQTIVSFLWPRQNEALVEALRAKKVNALAMDMVPRISRAQALDALSSMANISGYRAVIEAANAFGRFFTGQITAAGKVPPAQVLVIGAGVAGLAAIGTANSLGAVVRAFDTRLEVAEQIESMGGKFLKLDFPQESGGSGDGYAKVMSDEFIVAEMKLFAEQAKEVDIIITTAAIPGKPAPKLITKEMVESMKSGSVIVDLAAATGGNCELTKPGELFVTDNGVKIIGYTDMANRLAGQSSQLYATNLVNLTKLLSPNKDGEITLDFEDVIIRNMTVTRDGEITFPPPPIQVSAQPQQTSSEKAAPAVKPEPKPVPLWKKLAPAVIAAVLVLWVGAVAPAAFLNHFIVFVLACVIGYYVVWNVSHSLHTPLMSVTNAISGIIVVGALLQISQGNGFVTLLAFIAILIASINIFGGFFVTRRMLNMFRKG; translated from the coding sequence ATGAAAATCGGTATCCCACGCGAGTCATTATCCGGCGAAACCCGCGTCGCCTGTACGCCTGCCACCGTTGCCCTGTTGAGCAAACTGGGCTTTGAAACCGTTGTCGAAAGCGGCGCAGGTTTGGCGGCAAGTTTGGATGATGCGGCTTATCAAGCAGCAGGCGCGACCGTTGCCGACAAAGCAACGGTTTGGGCATGCCCTTTGCTTTACAAAGTCAACGCGCCGTCCGAAGGCGAGCTGCCGCTGCTCAAAGAAGGGCAAACCATCGTCAGCTTCTTGTGGCCGCGCCAAAACGAGGCTTTGGTCGAAGCCTTGCGTGCCAAGAAAGTGAACGCGCTGGCGATGGACATGGTGCCCCGTATTTCGCGCGCACAGGCTTTGGACGCTTTGTCTTCGATGGCAAACATCAGCGGCTACCGCGCCGTGATTGAAGCCGCCAACGCCTTCGGCCGTTTCTTCACCGGTCAAATCACCGCCGCCGGTAAAGTGCCGCCCGCGCAGGTTTTGGTGATCGGTGCCGGTGTGGCAGGTTTGGCGGCGATCGGTACGGCAAACTCGCTCGGCGCAGTGGTCCGCGCGTTCGACACTCGCTTGGAAGTGGCGGAACAAATCGAATCGATGGGCGGTAAGTTCCTGAAACTCGACTTCCCGCAAGAATCAGGCGGCAGCGGCGACGGCTACGCCAAAGTGATGAGCGACGAATTTATCGTCGCCGAGATGAAGCTCTTTGCCGAACAGGCGAAAGAAGTGGACATCATCATCACTACCGCCGCCATTCCGGGCAAACCCGCGCCCAAGCTGATTACCAAAGAAATGGTGGAAAGCATGAAATCCGGCTCCGTCATCGTCGATTTGGCGGCGGCGACGGGCGGTAACTGCGAACTCACCAAACCGGGCGAATTGTTCGTAACCGACAACGGCGTGAAAATCATCGGCTACACCGACATGGCAAACCGCCTTGCCGGACAGTCTTCCCAGCTTTACGCCACCAACTTGGTGAACCTGACCAAGCTGTTAAGCCCGAACAAAGACGGCGAAATCACGCTGGATTTTGAAGACGTGATTATCCGCAACATGACCGTTACCCGCGACGGCGAAATCACCTTCCCGCCTCCGCCGATTCAAGTTTCCGCCCAGCCGCAGCAAACGTCGTCTGAAAAAGCCGCGCCTGCCGTCAAGCCCGAGCCGAAACCCGTTCCCCTGTGGAAAAAACTCGCGCCCGCCGTCATCGCCGCCGTATTGGTACTGTGGGTCGGCGCGGTTGCTCCCGCAGCATTCTTGAACCACTTTATCGTGTTCGTCCTCGCCTGCGTCATCGGTTACTACGTCGTCTGGAACGTCAGCCACTCGCTGCATACCCCGCTGATGTCCGTGACCAACGCCATTTCCGGCATCATCGTCGTCGGCGCGCTGCTGCAAATCAGCCAAGGCAACGGCTTCGTTACCCTGCTTGCCTTCATCGCCATCCTGATTGCCAGCATCAACATCTTCGGCGGCTTCTTCGTTACGCGCCGGATGTTGAATATGTTTAGGAAAGGGTAA
- a CDS encoding thioredoxin family protein has protein sequence MKILPVLTATLLLCSCAADRETEALKNSLSEAQTAVRLSAENTKRLEDTYSDIYFHLDSLTVESFKKRVANGDTVYAYIGRPSCGDCNAFEPMFKRYIASRNLNGKIYFVNVHRLHQDKEAWTAFRQKYKLGGTPVLAKYSKGKQVNKLDLEENGGKISAEDLEKWLDANGLR, from the coding sequence ATGAAAATCCTGCCCGTCCTGACCGCCACGCTGCTCTTGTGTTCCTGCGCCGCCGACCGAGAAACCGAAGCCCTGAAAAACAGCCTGTCCGAAGCGCAAACCGCCGTGCGCCTTTCCGCCGAAAACACCAAGCGGCTGGAAGACACCTATTCCGACATCTACTTCCACCTCGACAGCCTGACCGTCGAAAGCTTCAAAAAACGCGTCGCCAACGGAGACACCGTTTACGCCTACATCGGCAGACCAAGCTGCGGCGACTGCAACGCCTTCGAACCCATGTTCAAACGCTACATCGCCAGCCGCAACCTAAACGGCAAAATCTACTTCGTCAACGTCCACCGCCTGCACCAAGACAAAGAAGCATGGACCGCGTTCCGCCAAAAATACAAACTCGGCGGCACACCCGTCCTAGCGAAATACAGCAAAGGCAAACAAGTCAACAAGCTTGATTTGGAAGAAAACGGCGGCAAAATCAGCGCCGAAGACTTGGAGAAATGGCTGGACGCAAACGGCTTGCGGTAA
- a CDS encoding MAPEG family protein yields MTLAYWCILIASLLPLFCSFIAKAQGGFQPSDNRNPRDFLARTQGLSARANAAQQNGFEVFAPFAAAVLVAHATGNAAQSTINLLAVSFIAFRIAYIFSYLKDKPSLRSAMWTGGFVCTIGLFVAAV; encoded by the coding sequence ATGACTTTAGCCTATTGGTGCATCCTGATCGCATCGCTGCTGCCACTGTTTTGTTCCTTCATCGCCAAAGCGCAGGGCGGATTCCAGCCGTCGGACAATCGAAATCCGCGCGATTTCCTCGCTCGCACGCAAGGCTTATCAGCGCGCGCCAATGCCGCGCAGCAAAACGGTTTTGAAGTATTCGCTCCGTTTGCCGCCGCTGTTTTGGTGGCACACGCCACAGGCAACGCAGCGCAATCGACCATCAACCTTTTGGCAGTATCGTTCATCGCCTTCCGCATCGCTTATATTTTCAGCTATCTGAAAGACAAACCGAGCCTGCGTTCGGCAATGTGGACGGGCGGATTTGTCTGCACCATCGGGCTGTTTGTAGCCGCTGTCTGA
- the ribA gene encoding GTP cyclohydrolase II — MNNTLKFVASCRLPTEWGDFTMHGFEEPNGQEHIALTMGDFSDDLPVLTRIHSECLTGDALFSKKCDCGPQLEAAMKAVQQEGRGVIVYLRQEGRGIGLINKIRAYKLQDEGMDTVEANLALGLPVDARDFTLAKQIYDHLNIRAVKLLTNNPEKIQTLKDAGINVVERIPLHVGENVENERYLHTKADKLGHMIFD, encoded by the coding sequence ATGAATAATACCTTGAAATTCGTCGCCTCCTGCCGTCTGCCGACCGAATGGGGCGACTTCACTATGCACGGTTTTGAAGAACCGAACGGACAAGAACACATCGCTTTGACGATGGGCGACTTTTCAGACGACCTCCCCGTTCTGACCCGCATCCACTCCGAATGTTTGACCGGCGATGCCCTGTTTTCCAAAAAATGCGACTGCGGTCCGCAGCTTGAAGCGGCGATGAAAGCGGTTCAGCAAGAAGGGCGCGGTGTCATCGTTTATTTGCGTCAAGAAGGGCGCGGTATCGGTTTAATCAACAAAATCCGTGCCTATAAGCTTCAAGACGAGGGGATGGATACGGTCGAAGCCAACCTTGCACTCGGGCTACCCGTTGACGCGCGCGATTTTACGCTTGCCAAGCAAATCTACGACCATCTGAATATCCGCGCGGTCAAGCTGCTGACCAACAATCCCGAAAAAATTCAGACGTTGAAAGATGCAGGCATCAATGTCGTCGAACGTATCCCGCTCCATGTTGGCGAGAATGTTGAAAACGAACGTTATCTGCACACCAAAGCCGACAAACTGGGGCATATGATTTTTGATTGA
- the gloA gene encoding lactoylglutathione lyase: MRLLHTMLRVGNLEKSLDFYQNVLGMKLLRRHDYPEGRFTLAFVGYGSETENTVLELTHNWDTESYDLGNAYGHIAIEVDDAYKACERVKEMGGKVVREAGPMMHGTTVIAFVEDPDGYKIEFIQKNSGNDSVKY; this comes from the coding sequence ATGCGCCTGCTCCACACCATGCTGCGCGTCGGCAACCTTGAAAAATCTTTGGATTTTTATCAAAACGTTTTGGGCATGAAGCTCTTGCGCCGCCACGATTACCCGGAAGGCCGTTTCACGCTGGCTTTTGTCGGTTATGGCAGCGAAACTGAAAATACGGTTTTGGAATTGACCCACAACTGGGATACCGAAAGCTATGATTTAGGCAACGCCTACGGCCACATCGCTATCGAAGTGGACGATGCTTATAAAGCTTGCGAACGTGTAAAAGAGATGGGCGGAAAAGTCGTGCGCGAAGCAGGGCCGATGATGCACGGCACGACCGTTATTGCTTTTGTTGAAGATCCCGACGGCTATAAAATCGAGTTTATTCAGAAAAACAGCGGCAATGATTCGGTGAAATACTGA
- the fumC gene encoding class II fumarate hydratase, whose amino-acid sequence MSTRTEHDTMGNVEVPSEAYWGAQTQRSRNNFKIGGETLPQPLIYALALVKKAAAATNVSLGRIKPEQADLITQAADDVLNGKLDGQFPLVVWQTGSGTQSNMNMNEVLANRANEIAGTGLAAYQPVHPNDHVNHAQSTNDAFPTAIHVAAAIEINRHLIPAVKALRDTLDKKAKEFAPIVKIGRTHLQDATPLTLGQEFSGYVSQLDHGLGRLNDALKGLYELALGGTAVGTGLNSHPEYAEKAAAKLAELSGLPFVSAPNKFEALGGRDAAVAASGALKTLAASLNKIANDIRWLASGPRCGLGEIKIPENEPGSSIMPGKVNPTQCEAMTMVCCQVFGNDVTIGMAGASGNFELNVYMPVIAYNLLQSIRLLGDACNSFDEHCAVGIEPVPEKIDYFLHHSLMLVTALNRKIGYENAAKVAKTAYKNDKSLRETAVELGLLTGEEFDELVVPADMVHPR is encoded by the coding sequence ATGAGCACCCGTACCGAACACGACACCATGGGCAATGTTGAAGTCCCGTCCGAAGCCTATTGGGGCGCGCAGACCCAGCGCAGCCGCAACAATTTCAAAATCGGCGGCGAAACCCTGCCGCAGCCGTTGATTTATGCTTTGGCGCTGGTGAAAAAAGCCGCAGCCGCCACCAATGTTTCCCTCGGCAGGATTAAGCCTGAGCAGGCGGATTTGATTACACAGGCGGCGGACGATGTGTTGAACGGCAAGCTCGACGGGCAGTTTCCTTTAGTGGTTTGGCAGACCGGCTCCGGCACGCAGTCCAATATGAACATGAACGAAGTGCTAGCAAACCGCGCCAACGAAATCGCCGGTACGGGTTTGGCGGCGTACCAGCCCGTCCATCCCAACGACCATGTGAACCACGCGCAATCGACCAACGACGCGTTCCCGACCGCCATCCACGTTGCCGCCGCGATTGAAATCAACCGCCACCTCATCCCCGCCGTGAAAGCCCTGCGCGACACCTTGGACAAAAAAGCCAAAGAATTCGCCCCCATCGTCAAAATCGGCCGCACCCACTTGCAGGACGCGACGCCGCTGACTTTGGGACAAGAGTTTTCCGGCTACGTTTCCCAGCTCGACCACGGCTTAGGCCGTCTGAACGACGCACTCAAAGGTTTATACGAACTCGCCTTGGGCGGCACGGCGGTCGGTACGGGCTTGAACAGCCATCCCGAATACGCCGAAAAAGCCGCCGCCAAACTTGCCGAATTGTCCGGCCTGCCGTTTGTCAGCGCGCCGAACAAATTTGAAGCCTTGGGCGGACGCGATGCCGCCGTTGCCGCTTCGGGCGCATTGAAAACGCTGGCGGCAAGCCTGAACAAAATCGCCAACGACATCCGCTGGCTGGCAAGCGGCCCGCGCTGCGGTTTGGGCGAAATCAAAATCCCCGAAAACGAGCCGGGTTCGTCCATCATGCCTGGCAAAGTCAACCCGACCCAATGCGAAGCGATGACCATGGTGTGCTGCCAAGTGTTCGGCAACGACGTTACCATCGGCATGGCGGGCGCGTCGGGCAATTTCGAGCTGAACGTCTATATGCCCGTCATCGCCTACAACCTCTTGCAATCCATCCGCCTCTTGGGCGACGCATGCAACAGCTTCGATGAACACTGCGCCGTCGGCATCGAACCCGTGCCGGAAAAAATCGACTATTTCCTGCACCATTCCCTGATGCTCGTTACCGCGCTGAACCGCAAAATCGGCTACGAAAACGCCGCCAAAGTCGCCAAAACCGCCTATAAAAACGACAAATCGTTGCGCGAAACCGCCGTTGAGTTGGGCTTGCTGACAGGCGAAGAGTTTGACGAACTGGTTGTTCCCGCCGATATGGTTCATCCGCGTTGA
- a CDS encoding tyrosine-type recombinase/integrase: MKLNDRQIKNAKPAEKPFKLNDGKGLYLYINTSGGKLWRFDFSHNGKRKTLSIGKYPTVSLVEARQAAENARRLLVSGQDPSEAKQQEKRERQAAALNTFESIARRWHTDNLHRWKENHAARVLRYFETDVFPVIGARAIQEIRVSDIKAVIDGVMARGVNNTAEKIREWTGAIFDYAVMLEIVETNPAYSLRKYIPAKQTDHRPALPREELTEFFRRLILAEIEPQNRIALILNMLTFLRSTELRGGQWNEIDFDVAIWTVPAQRMKHEKTAPKPPHAVPLADWTLELLAELKELTGNTPFLFPSRTKTDGFISDATIGRIIERMGYKGRVTPHGFRSLASSVLNEQGFNPDAIERQLAHIENNKIRAAYNRADYLNERKGFMQWYSDFLRERYRQALQMIQDGKTG; the protein is encoded by the coding sequence ATGAAGCTGAACGACCGACAAATCAAAAACGCCAAGCCTGCCGAAAAACCGTTTAAGCTGAATGACGGCAAGGGCTTGTATCTGTATATCAATACGAGCGGCGGGAAGTTATGGCGGTTTGATTTTTCGCATAACGGCAAACGTAAAACGCTTTCAATCGGCAAATATCCGACCGTATCACTGGTGGAAGCCCGCCAAGCCGCTGAAAACGCCCGCCGCTTGCTTGTATCGGGGCAAGATCCCAGCGAAGCCAAGCAACAGGAAAAGCGCGAACGGCAAGCTGCCGCCTTAAATACCTTTGAATCAATCGCCCGCCGCTGGCATACCGACAATCTACACCGCTGGAAAGAAAACCACGCCGCCCGCGTGTTGAGATATTTTGAAACCGACGTATTCCCAGTCATCGGCGCAAGGGCGATACAGGAAATAAGGGTAAGCGATATTAAGGCGGTTATCGATGGCGTGATGGCGCGAGGCGTGAACAATACCGCTGAAAAAATCAGGGAATGGACAGGGGCAATATTTGACTATGCTGTCATGCTTGAAATTGTGGAAACCAACCCCGCCTATTCATTGCGGAAATACATCCCCGCCAAGCAGACCGACCATCGCCCCGCCCTGCCCCGTGAAGAACTGACCGAGTTTTTTCGCCGCCTGATACTGGCAGAGATTGAGCCGCAAAACAGAATAGCCCTGATTTTGAATATGCTGACCTTTTTACGAAGCACGGAACTAAGGGGCGGGCAATGGAATGAAATAGACTTTGATGTGGCAATATGGACAGTTCCCGCCCAGCGCATGAAGCACGAAAAGACCGCGCCGAAACCGCCCCATGCCGTCCCACTGGCTGACTGGACGCTTGAACTTTTGGCAGAACTGAAAGAACTCACAGGTAATACGCCGTTTCTGTTTCCGAGCAGAACCAAGACGGACGGTTTTATCAGCGACGCAACAATAGGTCGTATCATTGAGCGTATGGGCTACAAAGGCAGAGTAACCCCGCATGGTTTCCGTTCCCTTGCCAGCAGCGTTTTGAATGAACAAGGCTTCAACCCTGACGCGATAGAGCGACAGCTTGCCCACATTGAAAACAACAAGATCCGCGCCGCCTATAACCGCGCCGATTATCTAAACGAGCGCAAAGGGTTTATGCAATGGTATAGCGACTTTTTGCGGGAACGGTACCGCCAAGCATTACAGATGATCCAAGATGGCAAGACTGGTTAA
- a CDS encoding low molecular weight protein-tyrosine-phosphatase gives MKNHSVLFVCLGNICRSPMAEYVLRHRAREAGVAHRIRTDSAGTSGWHDGENMHQGTRKTLAAHGIDNQGFTSSKVRSQDFDEFDFIIAMDDNNLAELEKMFGKHPDKIFKLTDLIPESGYRHVPDPWHTGDFDETFRLVDAGSVALLKKLGLV, from the coding sequence ATGAAAAACCATTCCGTACTCTTCGTCTGCCTCGGCAACATCTGCCGCTCGCCCATGGCGGAATACGTCCTGCGCCACCGCGCCCGCGAAGCAGGCGTAGCCCACCGCATCCGCACCGACAGTGCAGGCACATCCGGCTGGCACGACGGCGAAAACATGCACCAAGGCACGCGCAAAACCCTCGCCGCCCACGGCATCGACAACCAAGGTTTTACCAGCAGCAAAGTGCGTTCCCAAGATTTCGATGAATTCGACTTCATCATCGCCATGGACGACAACAACCTTGCCGAACTGGAAAAAATGTTCGGCAAACACCCTGACAAAATCTTCAAACTCACCGACCTCATCCCCGAAAGCGGCTACCGCCACGTCCCCGACCCGTGGCACACTGGCGACTTTGACGAAACATTCAGGCTTGTGGACGCAGGCAGCGTCGCACTGCTGAAAAAGCTGGGTTTGGTTTGA